The following proteins are encoded in a genomic region of Brachypodium distachyon strain Bd21 chromosome 1, Brachypodium_distachyon_v3.0, whole genome shotgun sequence:
- the LOC100832907 gene encoding uncharacterized protein LOC100832907 has protein sequence MREGGGGRDEQAAAPEQEHEPQPGCGGEAAGQAAANCAAVCCCCPMALLEVVLLVAVRLPADVVRRLKRRRRRRRQLRRGGKGSSASLSGSAKAMIAAADEAAAGTRRGEMEAEAEAASEFEREIMGSRFHGGGFWRSVSSGSNSCASSVRR, from the coding sequence atgcgcgagggcggcggcggccgagacgagcaggcggcggcgccggagcagGAGCATGAGCCCCAGCCGGGGTGcgggggcgaggcggcggggcaggcgGCCGCCAACTGCGCCGCcgtgtgctgctgctgccccatGGCGCTGCTGGAGGTCGTGCTGCTCGTCGCCGTCCGGCTGCCCGCGGACGTCGTGCGCCGGCTCaagaggcggcgccggcggcgccggcagctccggcgcggcggcaaggggtCGTCCGCGTCGCTGTCGGGGAGCGCCAAGGCGATgatcgcggcggcggacgaggccGCGGCCGGGACGAGGCGCGGGGAGATggaggccgaggcggaggcggcgtccGAGTTTGAGCGCGAGATCATGGGCTCCCGGTTCCACGGCGGTGGCTTCTGGCGAAGCGTCTCCTCCGGCTCCAACTCCTGCGCCTCCTCCGTGCGCCGGTAG
- the LOC100835055 gene encoding kinesin-like protein KIN-12G, which yields MLSDGGDDDHGGSSAPTRFELQEDPSFWKDNNVQVVIRVRPLSSSEISLQGDKRCVRQDSCQSIAWTGHPESRFTFDLVADEHITQESLFKVAGVPMVENCIAGYNSCMFAYGQTGSGKTHTMLGDIENGTRRNNVNCGMTPRVFEHLFLRIQKEKEIRRAEKLSFTCKCSFLEIYNEQILDLLNPNAINLQVREDVKKGIHVENLTEHEVSNAREAMQQLIEGAANRKVASTNMNRASSRSHSVFTCLIESKWESQGIKHHRFSHLNLVDLAGSERQKSSGAEGERLKEATNINKSLSTLGLVITNLIAVSNKKSQHVPYRDSKLTFLLQDSLGGNSKTTIIANISPSSCCAAETLSTLKFAQRAKYIRNNAIINEDASGDVLSMRLEIQNLKKELSRLQGGGNSNGFICESPSAFKWDQAHGSFSPLMFDKRATQRKDCDTALVAAFRREQEKEAKLKAAIAAKQMAEQLASQRSEELRSFKMMLRFREDRIKRLEQVASGKLSAESHLLQEKENLVKEMDALRSQLERNPEITRFAMENLQLKEDLRRLQSVVDEGEREMMDEQINELEQRLLEALDWKLMNEKDPVNKDLSLFEESAGDEKNEFLHLQAIQNEREIESLRKNLSVCLEAKEKLERCVDQLTVELEGAKKCDDANKEFEAAQLQEQSVLLDAQTELKTLVDAIATASQREAAAHETAIGLAKENEELRAQLEVLVEDNKRLVELYEHAIVKIEVKQDGNYPSIPQTEDLNEQQSSHPSYGGNDVSHSLMDDHPEGATDFPVNTFGESEISDKKYSHGDELSRTEFSELQLQLEDMHEENDKLMGLYEKAMQERDELKRKMAEQSNPLTEDIQLYERDAGINEATNAEEFQGKHVHDLACVAFKEVMQLVRVKLDNVQDKLVTAQDAVPFLKLLEMASIKAEELSARIQHCSLDAHQDQQHMNALKSALSESQERRNALEGRFFLPAASCWDLHLKSKTLAGSKFDVSLELMNKKKEQLSNLQIRKKEISAARTKAHGSEIELRNKIDDLKLKYRSFEAQRKETEKVLFAIDNLETHKPVNFGKASELLKSEEERTNLLSELKKSREQLSMVQKEIKSMKCDDIDDKISCLESEIEDCLISLLEVDIEKFVRDYSLAEFWEGGQKYMASLLVDYQDCIFQVQLVEEEIRLCEESVRHHTMSLDDLNPKLNQTMGNLGELLRERTSHGLDASMLHLSDKVKGDLDAIEIHVAEARQLLLIDDQTDL from the exons ATGCTGTCggatggcggcgacgacgaccacGGCGGCAGCTCCGCTCCCACGCGGTTCGAGCTCCAGGAGGACCCTTCCTTCTGGAAGGACAACAACGTGCAG GTCGTGATCCGTGTCCGGCCGCTCAGCAGCAGCGAGATATCTCTGCAGGGGGACAAGAGATGCGTCAGGCAGGATAGTTGCCAGAGCATCGCCTGGACCGGACACCCGGAGTCCCGGTTTACATTTGATCTGGTCGCCGATGAGCACATCACTCAG GAGAGCCTTTTCAaggttgctggggtgcccaTGGTGGAGAACTGCATAGCTGGCTATAACAGTTGCATGTTTGCTTATGGGCAG ACTGGTAGTGGTAAGACCCACACAATGCTTGGGGATATAGAAAACGGCACACGGAGGAACAATGTGAACTGTGGTATGACGCCCCGAGTATTTGAGCATCTCTTCTTAAGAATCCAGAAG GAAAAGGAAATAAGAAGAGCCGAAAAGCTCAGTTTTACTTGCAAATGCTCATTCCTGGAGATATATAATGAGCAGATTCTGGATTTGCTCAATCCAAATGCAATAAATTTACAG GTAAGGGAGGATGTGAAAAAGGGTATTCATGTCGAAAATCTGACTGAACATGAGGTTTCGAATGCTCGAGAAGCAATGCAACAACTTATTGAG gGGGCAGCAAACAGAAAAGTGGCATCCACCAATATGAACCGAGCAAGTAGCCGTTCTCATAGTGTTTTTACCTGTCTTATAGAGAGTAAG TGGGAGTCACAAGGTATCAAGCATCATCGATTTTCTCATCTTAACCTAGTTGACCTTGCTGGTTCGGAGAG GCAGAAGAGCTCAGGTGCTGAAGGGGAACGCTTGAAGGAAGCTACAAACATCAACAAGTCACTCTCAACTCTAGG ACTTGTCATTACCAACCTTATTGCTGTGTCAAACAAAAAGTCACAGCATGTTCCCTATCGTGATTCAAAATTGACATTTCTCCTTCAG GACTCGCTTGGTGGTAATTCCAAGACCACTATAATTGCAAACATAAGCCCATCTAGCTG TTGTGCAGCTGAGACGTTGAGCACATTGAAATTCGCGCAGCGGGCTAAGTACATAAGAAATAAT GCTATTATAAATGAGGATGCCTCTGGTGACGTTCTGAGCATGCGTTTGGAGATCCAAAATCTCAAG AAAGAACTTAGCCGCCTGCAAGGAGGTGGTAATTCCAATGGATTTATATGCGAGTCCCCTAGCGCATTCAAATGGGATCAAGCTCATGGATCATTCAGTCCCCTAATGTTTGATAAACGAGCTACACAG AGGAAAGATTGTGATACTGCACTCGTCGCTGCTTTTAGGAGGGAGcaggaaaaagaagcaaaattaAAGGCAGCAATTGCTGCAAAGCAGATGGCCGAACAGTTG GCTTCTCAAAGATCAGAAGAGCTAAGAAGTTTCAAGATGATGCTTCGCTTTCGTGAAGATCGGATCAAGAGATTGGAGCAAGTTGCTTCAGGGAAGTTATCTGCTGAGTCACATCTCCTACAAGAGAAGGAAAACCTCGTGAAGGAAATGGATGCTCTACGGAGCCAACTAGAACGGAATCCAGAAATTACAAGATTTGCTATGGAAAATCTACAATTGAAGGAGGACCTTCGAAG GTTGCAATCAGTTGTTGATGAAGGAGAACGGGAAATGATGGATGAGCAGATAAATGAATTAGAACAGAGG CTCCTAGAAGCACTTGACTGGAAACTTATGAATGAGAAGGATCCTGTTAACAAG GACCTTTCACTATTTGAGGAGTCAGCTGGTGATGAGAAAAACGAGTTTCTTCATTTGCAG GCTATTCAAAATGAGAGAGAAATCGAGTCACTGCGTAAAAATTTAAGTGTCTGTCTTGAGGCAAAAGAGAAACTTGAGAG GTGTGTTGATCAGTTGACCGTAGAGTTGGAGGGAGCAAAGAAATGTGATGACGCGAACAAAGAATTTGAGGCTGCCCAGCTCCAGGAACAATCCGTACTGCTTGATGCTCAGACGGAACTTAAGACGTTAGTTGATGCAATTGCTACTGCAAGTCAACGAGAAGCAGCAGCTCATGAAACTGCAATTGGGTTGGCCAAAGAGAATGAGGAATTGAGAGCACAGCTTGAGGTCCTGGTCGAGGATAACAAGAGATTGGTTGAGCTCTATGAACATGCTATTGTCAAAATAGAGGTGAAACAGGATGGAAATTATCCTTCCATTCCTCAAACTGAAGATCTGAATGAGCAGCAAAGCAGCCATCCATCGTATGGAGGGAATGATGTGAGTCATAGCCTGATGGATGACCACCCAGAGGGTGCAACGGATTTTCCTGTGAATACATTCGGAGAGTCTGAAATATCAGACAAAAAATACAGCCACGGTGATGAACTTTCGAGAACTGAATTTTCAGAACTCCAACTTCAACtggaagatatgcatgaagaaaaTGATAAACTTATGGGTCTGTATGAGAAAGCTATGCAAGAAAGGGATGaattaaaaaggaaaatggcTGAGCAAAGCAATCCCCTGACAGAAGACATTCAGTTGTACGAAAGAGATGCTGGAATCAATGAAGCAACAAATGCTGAGGAATTCCAAGGAAAACATGTACATGATTTGGCATGTGTAGCTTTTAAAGAAGTGATGCAGCTTGTTCGGGTTAAGCTGGACAATGTCCAAGACAAGCTTGTGACCGCCCAGGATGCAGTACCATTTCTTAAACTACTTGAAATGGCTAGTATTAAGGCAGAAGAACTTTCGGCAAGAATTCAGCACTGCTCTCTAGATGCTCATCAAGACCAGCAACACATGAATGCCCTTAAGTCTGCACTGTCAGAATCACAGGAGAGAAGAAATGCTCTGGAAGGCAGGTTTTTCTTGCctgcagcatcatgctgggaCTTGCATTTGAAGAGCAAAACCCTTGCTGGGTCCAAGTTTGATGTCAGCTTGGAATTAATGAATAAGAAGAAGGAACAGTTGAGCAATCTACAAATTCGCAAAAAGGAAATTTCTGCTGCACGTACAAAAGCACATGGCTCTGAAATTGAGTTGAGAAACAAAATTGACGACCTTAAACTAAAATACCGTTCTTTTGAAGCTCAAAGGAAGGAGACAGAAAAGGTTCTCTTTGCTATTGATAATTTGGAGACTCACAAACCCGTAAATTTTGGCAAGGCATCTGAACTGCTAAAATCCGAGGAGGAGAGAACAAATCTTCTATCTGAACTGAAGAAGTCCCGTGAACAGCTTAGCATGGTGCAGAAGGAAATAAAAAGCATGAAGTGTGATGATATTGATGACAAGATTTCATGCCTTGAGTCAGAGATAGAGGATTGCTTAATCTCCCTGCTGGAAGTTGATATCGAGAAGTTTGTGCGAGATTACAGCTTGGCTGAATTTTGGGAAGGTGGGCAGAAGTACATGGCGAGCTTGCTGGTTGACTACCAAGATTGCATTTTTCAAGTTCagttggtggaggaggagatcaggTTATGCGAGGAGTCAGTTCGACACCATACAATGTCCTTGGATGATCTGAATCCAAAGCTAAATCAAACAATGGGGAACCTTGGCGAGCTTCTGCGAGAGAGAACCTCTCACGGTCTGGATGCATCCATGCTGCATCTTTCCGATAAGGTAAAAGGGGACCTTGATGCCATTGAGATTCATGTTGCTGAGGCAAGGCAGCTCTTGCTCATCGATGACCAAACCGATTTGTGA
- the LOC100836594 gene encoding tetratricopeptide repeat protein 4 homolog: MALMMEPGSEPLTEGEKADLVAIAVIKEEAAREYKEQGNQFVKMGRKHYADAVDCYTKAIAQISPPSAANPDASVLFANRAHVNLLLGNHRRALDDAEEAVRLSPSNIKAHYRAAKAALALDLLPEAASFCRRGLEQDPANEDLKKFLAQVEAQRCERDRRRAKVAKAVSAAKDLAAAIEKRKLRLAKAAYQELTGVKKPKLDEQGMLHWPVLLLYPEVMSSDFIEDFPETDMFSQHLDLMFSANSPPLPWDERHAYTREAIELYCEAGTGTPLSKSEILKHLLEGTVDARSLPENLDAEDGEHDTGKGSTVTPSSKWVKVKEGQTLQQALQHKDYIIPAIPVFYVVSRKSTFYSEFKAGNWSLP; the protein is encoded by the exons ATGGCGCTGATGATGGAGCCGGGGTCGGAGCCCCTGACGGAGGGCGAGAAGGCCGACCTGGTGGCCATCGCCGTcatcaaggaggaggcggcgcgcgagtACAAGGAGCAGGGCAACCAGTTCGTCAAGATGGGCCGCAAGCACTACGCCGATGCCGTCGACTGCTACACCAAGGCCATCGCCCAGATAAGCCCTCCCTCTGCCGCAAACCCCGACGCCTCCGTCCTCTTCGCTAACCGCGCCCACGTCAACCTCCTCCTCGGCAACCACCGCCGCGCCCTcgacgacgccgaggaggCCGTCCGGCTCTCCCCCTCCAACATCAAG GCGCACTACCGGGCGGCAAAGGCCGCGCTTGCTCTCGACTTGTTGCCGGAGGCAGCGTCCTTCTGCCGGCGGGGGCTCGAGCAGGACCCCGCTAACGAGGATCTCAAGAAATTTCTGGCGCAAGTGGAGGCGCAACGGTGCGAGCGAGATCGTCGAAGGGCCAAGGTTGCAAAGGCCGTCTCTGCAGCAAAG gatcttgctgctgctataGAGAAGAGAAAGCTGAGGCTGGCGAAGGCAGCATATCAGGAGCTGACTGGTGTGAAGAAGCCTAAGCTGGATGAGCAGGGCATGCTTCATTGGCCAGTTCTTCTGCTCTACCCAGAGGTCATGTCGAGTGATTTCATTGAGGATTTCCCAGAAACCGATATGTTCTCTCAGCACCTTGATCTC ATGTTCTCAGCAAATTCTCCACCTTTACCATGGGATGAGAGACATGCTTACACAAGGGAGGCTATTGAGTTGTATTGTGAG GCTGGTACTGGCACACCTTTGTCCAAAAGTGAAATATTAAAACATCTTCTGGAAGGCACCGTAGACGCAAGGTCACTTCCAGAAAACCTTGATGCGGAGGATGGAGAACATGATACTGGAAAGGGCAGCACTGTTACACCATCAA GTAAGTGGGTCAAAGTAAAAGAAGGACAAACTCTTCAACAAGCCCTGCAGCATAAAGACTACATCATCCCGGCAATACCTG TGTTCTATGTTGTTTCAAGAAAGTCCACATTTTACTCGGAGTTCAAGGCTGGTAATTGGTCTTTGCCGTAG
- the LOC100823926 gene encoding uncharacterized protein LOC100823926, which produces MWSIEAAIARHESIVMEQQQQTEQQQMEAAAAAGSGVAAPGAAQSSQATAMKVVVAVDASEESLHALSWALDHVVRFHPGASVVVLHAQHGADHFVYPIAAHGLAYAPPTSLDAVRKDQEELSSKVVSRALDVCNQKQVNASAVVVEGDPKEAICQAAEVMHAGLLVLGSRGLGMIKRALLGSVSDYLAHHARCPVLIVKPPHKAHDK; this is translated from the exons ATGTGGTCGATAGAAGCGGCGATCGCCAGGCACGAGAGCATCGTCATGGAACAACAACAGCAGACCGAACAGCAGCAGatggaagcggcggcggcggcagggagcgGCGTGGCGGCACCGGGAGCAGCGCAGTCGTCACAGGCGACGGCGAtgaaggtggtggtggcggtggacgCGAGCGAGGAGAGCCTCCACGCGCTGTCGTGGGCGCTGGACCACGTGGTCCGCTTCCACCCGGGCGCgtccgtcgtcgtcctccacgccCAGCACGGCGCCGACCACTTCGTCTACCCCATCGCCGCCCACGGCCTGGCCTACGCCCCGCCCACGTCGCTCGACGCCGTCAGGAAGGACCAGGAGGAGCTCTCCAGCAAGGTCGTCTCCCGCGCGCTCGACGTCTGCAACCAGAAACAG GTGAACGCGTCGGCGGTCGTGGTGGAGGGCGACCCGAAGGAGGCCATCTGCCAGGCCGCGGAGGTGATGCacgccggcctcctcgtcctggGCAGCCGCGGCCTCGGCATGATCAAGAG GGCGTTGCTGGGCAGCGTCAGCGACTACCTCGCCCATCACGCGCGTTGCCCCGTTCTGATCGTGAAGCCGCCGCACAAAGCGCACGACAAGTGA